Proteins encoded by one window of Flexibacter flexilis DSM 6793:
- a CDS encoding chloride channel protein yields the protein MKREFDKINNENLKKNILNALPFWVAALVTGGIAVLYAKLFAWAEHATQLLYEEANWAFFIITPLCFVVSWWLVDKYSPFARGSGIPQVSAAIELANPKQFSKVNALLGFRVLVVKIVSSLIAVIGGGVVGREGPTIQIAASVFKKVNDWLPAWYPKISKRNMIITGAAAGLASAFNTPLGGIVFAIEELTKTHFNFFKSALLTGVIIAGLTALSLLGPYLYLGYPQLSNFGLGIIFSIIPLAVVTGLAGSGMGEIILYILRQKKQLKTKWQNIAFICVCGLAMAGLAVLLDGRAFGSGKEIMVSTLFSNHKYLEWYVPLMRILGSILTFPIGGAGGIFAPSLGAGASIGAVLAGWLELSATESNLLILCGMTGFLTSITRSPFTSSILVLEMTNSHNVIFYIMLTALIANLVGNFINKHSFYDTLKEQYLAELEKEEATHQPPK from the coding sequence TTGAAAAGGGAATTTGATAAAATCAATAATGAAAATCTCAAAAAAAACATACTCAATGCGTTACCGTTTTGGGTGGCTGCATTGGTTACGGGAGGCATCGCCGTGTTGTATGCCAAATTATTTGCGTGGGCGGAACACGCCACACAACTACTTTACGAGGAAGCGAATTGGGCTTTTTTCATTATTACGCCGCTATGTTTTGTGGTCTCGTGGTGGTTGGTCGATAAATATTCTCCTTTTGCTAGAGGCAGCGGCATTCCGCAAGTAAGTGCGGCCATTGAGCTGGCCAATCCCAAACAATTTTCCAAAGTCAATGCTTTGTTAGGTTTTCGTGTGTTGGTTGTTAAGATAGTTTCGAGCCTTATTGCCGTCATTGGCGGTGGCGTAGTTGGGCGCGAAGGGCCTACTATTCAGATTGCAGCTTCCGTTTTCAAGAAAGTAAATGACTGGCTTCCTGCGTGGTATCCCAAGATTTCTAAACGAAATATGATAATTACAGGTGCTGCCGCTGGATTGGCTTCCGCCTTTAATACGCCATTAGGTGGGATTGTTTTTGCCATCGAAGAACTTACCAAAACGCATTTTAATTTTTTCAAATCGGCCTTGCTGACGGGGGTTATTATCGCGGGACTTACGGCACTTAGTTTGCTCGGCCCCTATCTTTATTTGGGCTATCCGCAATTATCTAATTTTGGTTTAGGGATTATTTTTAGCATTATACCGTTGGCCGTTGTTACGGGTTTGGCGGGTAGTGGTATGGGGGAAATTATCCTGTACATTTTGCGCCAGAAAAAACAACTCAAAACAAAGTGGCAAAACATTGCTTTTATCTGCGTTTGCGGTTTGGCGATGGCAGGTTTGGCTGTGCTGCTGGATGGCAGGGCGTTTGGTTCGGGTAAAGAAATCATGGTTTCTACGCTTTTTAGCAATCACAAATATCTGGAATGGTACGTGCCGCTTATGCGTATCTTGGGTTCTATTCTTACGTTTCCGATTGGGGGAGCAGGTGGAATATTTGCGCCTTCGTTGGGTGCGGGTGCAAGTATTGGGGCGGTGCTGGCGGGTTGGTTGGAGCTGTCGGCTACCGAATCTAACTTGCTGATTTTGTGTGGCATGACAGGTTTTCTGACCAGTATCACACGTAGCCCTTTTACTTCCAGTATTTTGGTGCTCGAAATGACCAACAGCCATAACGTCATTTTTTATATTATGCTTACGGCCCTTATCGCCAATTTGGTTGGGAATTTTATCAATAAACATTCTTTTTACGATACACTCAAAGAACAATATCTTGCCGAATTAGAAAAAGAGGAGGCAACACATCAACCACCAAAATGA
- a CDS encoding LOG family protein produces MKRIVVFCGASSGTDPVYEQQAYLLGKTLAAQNIELVYGGAKVGVMGAVANGVMENNGRAIGVLPRFMRKKEVAHENLTELILVDTMHERKKIMNDLSDGIITLVGGFGTMEEFFEMLTWAQLGLHPKPTAILNTNGFYNDLLTLIDSMIAKGFVRESNKDLLVISENIEDLLQKMRGYQAPPIPQWITKEEL; encoded by the coding sequence ATGAAAAGAATCGTCGTTTTTTGTGGGGCGAGCAGTGGCACAGACCCCGTTTATGAGCAACAAGCCTATTTGCTGGGCAAAACCTTAGCCGCCCAAAATATCGAATTGGTGTACGGTGGCGCAAAAGTCGGCGTGATGGGCGCGGTAGCCAATGGCGTAATGGAAAATAACGGCAGGGCAATCGGCGTTTTGCCACGTTTTATGCGCAAAAAAGAAGTGGCGCACGAAAATCTGACCGAGCTTATTTTGGTGGATACCATGCACGAACGCAAAAAAATAATGAATGACCTTTCTGACGGAATTATTACGCTGGTGGGCGGCTTTGGTACGATGGAAGAGTTTTTTGAGATGCTCACTTGGGCACAATTGGGTTTGCACCCAAAGCCAACGGCCATTCTCAACACCAACGGTTTTTATAATGATCTGCTCACACTCATAGACTCTATGATCGCCAAAGGATTTGTGAGAGAAAGCAACAAAGATTTGTTGGTAATTAGTGAAAATATAGAGGATTTGTTGCAGAAAATGCGCGGCTACCAAGCCCCGCCCATTCCGCAATGGATTACAAAAGAAGAATTATAG
- a CDS encoding AAA family ATPase, which yields MENTQTERYHQQIESIFSEMGKVVVGQRYMINRLLIGLFTNGHILLEGVPGLAKTLTVNTLSKILHLQFQRIQFTPDLLPADLIGTMIYNQKQSVFEVKKGPIFANMILADEINRSPAKVQSALLEAMQEKQVTIGETTYMLDRPFLVLATQNPVEQEGTYPLPEAQVDRFMMKVYVDYPTKAEELEVMRRMANMSFAGEVQTILTKEDVAEITKAINAVNISESLEQYIVELIFATRKPAEYGLREEANYIQFGASPRASISLNRAAKAIAFFNKRDYVLPEDIKEVASDVLNHRITLNYEAEADGVTARQIIDRILSKVSITK from the coding sequence ATGGAAAATACACAAACAGAACGCTATCATCAACAAATTGAGTCTATTTTCTCGGAAATGGGAAAGGTTGTCGTGGGACAACGCTATATGATAAATCGGCTACTCATTGGGCTGTTTACCAACGGACACATTCTGTTGGAAGGCGTTCCTGGGTTGGCCAAAACACTGACAGTTAATACTTTATCAAAAATCCTGCATTTGCAATTCCAGCGTATTCAGTTTACGCCCGACTTGCTGCCCGCCGACCTTATCGGAACGATGATTTACAACCAAAAACAAAGCGTTTTTGAAGTAAAGAAAGGGCCAATCTTTGCCAACATGATTTTGGCCGATGAGATTAACCGTTCTCCTGCCAAAGTACAATCGGCGTTGCTGGAAGCCATGCAAGAAAAGCAAGTAACCATCGGTGAGACAACCTATATGCTTGACCGTCCGTTTTTGGTGTTGGCTACCCAAAACCCAGTGGAGCAGGAGGGAACGTATCCGTTGCCTGAAGCGCAAGTGGACAGATTTATGATGAAAGTGTATGTGGACTATCCGACCAAAGCCGAAGAGTTGGAGGTAATGCGCCGCATGGCCAATATGAGTTTTGCGGGAGAAGTCCAAACCATATTGACCAAAGAAGATGTTGCTGAAATAACGAAAGCTATTAACGCCGTAAATATCTCAGAATCACTCGAACAATATATCGTAGAATTGATTTTTGCAACTCGCAAGCCTGCCGAATATGGTTTGCGTGAAGAAGCCAATTACATCCAGTTTGGAGCATCGCCACGCGCGAGTATCAGTTTGAATCGTGCGGCAAAAGCTATCGCATTTTTCAATAAAAGAGACTATGTGTTGCCAGAAGATATTAAGGAAGTTGCTTCCGACGTACTCAACCACCGCATTACGCTCAACTATGAGGCGGAAGCCGATGGCGTAACGGCAAGGCAGATTATAGACCGCATTTTAAGCAAAGTTTCTATCACTAAATAA
- a CDS encoding valine--tRNA ligase — protein MSISKTYSPQETESKWYSYWLENCFFASKPNPDKEPYCVVIPPPNVTGVLHMGHMLNNTIQDVLVRKARMEGKEACWVPGTDHASIATEAKVVAMLRERGIQKTDLTREEFLVYAMEWKDKYGGIILEQLKKLGCSCDWDRTRFTMDTSYYDAVISVFVDLYNKGHIYRGVRMVNWDPQGLTALSDEEVIMKEVQQKLCYIKYEVVGAPDTFLTIATVRPETIMADAAICVHPEDERYKHLHGKKVRIPLIGKEIPIITDEYVTMDFGTGCLKVTPAHDLNDYELGLKHNLPVTDILAENGKLNEKAQIYVGVDRFEARKQIIKELEAKGYIEKLEEYKSNVGTSERTGAVVEPRLSLQWFLKMQELSKPALENVMNDNIQLHPAKFKNTYKSWMENVRDWCISRQLWWGHRIPAFYMKDGTVIVAKTKREALKIARDKYQLFALSEQDLTQDEDVLDTWFSSWLWPFEVFDGLSRPGNEDVKYYYPTNDLVTAPEILFFWVARMIIAGYEYFGEKPFSNVYLTGIVRDKLGRKMSKSLGNSPDPLDLIAQFGADGVRTGMLFSSPAGNDLPFDDKLCEQGRNFSNKIWNAFRLVKGWEVADVPAPQANTVSVAWFEAKLNASLAEIHEHFNKFRISDALLATYKLVWDDFCAWYLEMIKPTYGSPIDRPTLEATINFFETLMQLVHPFMPFITEEIWQEIRERKQGDSICVAQFPEAKAADAAVLAAAAQAFEVIAQVRNLRNSKQISPKTQLELSVKTSEAAQYEQFGGVIAKLANTSELSFVTEKPAGAVSLVVKSDEFYIPLADQIDATKERENLLKELDYTRGFMDSVTKKLANEKFVSNAKPDLVERERQKLADAEAKLKTLEEALAAL, from the coding sequence ATGTCCATTTCCAAAACATACAGTCCGCAAGAAACCGAAAGTAAATGGTATAGCTATTGGCTCGAAAATTGTTTTTTCGCCTCTAAGCCCAACCCCGACAAAGAACCATATTGTGTCGTAATCCCGCCGCCAAACGTTACGGGTGTGTTGCACATGGGTCACATGCTCAACAATACGATCCAAGACGTACTTGTCCGCAAGGCGCGTATGGAAGGCAAAGAGGCTTGTTGGGTGCCAGGTACTGATCACGCCTCTATCGCTACCGAAGCCAAAGTGGTGGCCATGTTGCGCGAGAGAGGTATCCAGAAAACAGACCTTACACGTGAGGAGTTTTTGGTCTATGCAATGGAATGGAAAGACAAATACGGTGGCATTATCCTCGAACAACTCAAAAAATTGGGTTGCTCTTGCGATTGGGACAGAACCCGTTTCACGATGGACACCAGCTACTACGATGCCGTAATTTCTGTGTTTGTGGATTTGTACAACAAAGGCCACATTTACAGAGGCGTGCGCATGGTGAACTGGGACCCGCAAGGTCTGACGGCTCTTTCCGACGAGGAAGTAATCATGAAGGAAGTGCAGCAAAAACTTTGTTATATCAAATACGAAGTAGTTGGCGCACCTGATACGTTCCTGACGATTGCCACAGTTCGCCCCGAAACCATCATGGCCGATGCCGCGATTTGCGTTCACCCAGAAGATGAGCGTTACAAACATTTGCACGGCAAAAAAGTACGCATTCCGTTGATTGGCAAAGAGATACCAATTATTACGGACGAGTACGTTACGATGGATTTTGGTACAGGCTGCCTGAAAGTAACACCAGCCCACGACCTGAACGACTACGAATTGGGTTTAAAACATAACTTGCCAGTAACGGACATTTTGGCCGAAAATGGTAAGCTCAACGAAAAAGCGCAAATCTATGTAGGTGTTGATCGTTTTGAGGCCAGAAAGCAGATTATCAAAGAATTAGAAGCAAAAGGCTACATCGAAAAACTCGAAGAATACAAAAGCAACGTAGGCACATCGGAGCGCACTGGCGCAGTAGTAGAACCGCGTTTGTCTTTGCAATGGTTCTTGAAAATGCAGGAATTGAGCAAGCCAGCTTTGGAGAATGTAATGAATGATAACATTCAGCTTCACCCCGCCAAATTCAAGAATACTTATAAATCTTGGATGGAAAATGTACGCGATTGGTGTATTTCGCGCCAGTTGTGGTGGGGACATCGTATTCCTGCTTTCTACATGAAAGATGGTACGGTGATTGTGGCCAAAACCAAACGCGAAGCCCTCAAAATCGCCCGCGACAAATACCAACTTTTCGCGCTAAGCGAGCAAGACCTCACACAAGACGAAGATGTTTTGGATACGTGGTTTAGTAGCTGGCTTTGGCCGTTTGAGGTGTTTGATGGTTTGAGCCGCCCTGGCAACGAAGACGTAAAATATTATTACCCAACCAACGATTTGGTAACAGCTCCCGAAATTCTTTTCTTCTGGGTGGCGCGTATGATTATCGCGGGTTATGAATATTTCGGAGAAAAACCGTTTAGCAACGTATATCTGACGGGCATTGTGCGCGACAAACTTGGCCGCAAAATGAGTAAGTCGTTGGGCAACTCGCCAGACCCGCTTGACCTTATCGCGCAATTTGGTGCGGACGGCGTGCGTACTGGTATGTTGTTTAGCTCGCCTGCGGGCAATGACTTGCCTTTTGATGACAAACTTTGCGAACAAGGCCGCAATTTCTCCAACAAAATTTGGAATGCTTTCCGTTTGGTGAAAGGTTGGGAAGTGGCCGACGTGCCTGCGCCGCAAGCCAATACGGTTTCGGTGGCGTGGTTTGAAGCCAAACTCAATGCTTCTTTGGCCGAAATTCACGAGCATTTCAACAAATTCCGTATTTCGGACGCGTTGTTGGCTACTTACAAACTCGTTTGGGACGATTTCTGCGCGTGGTATTTGGAAATGATAAAACCAACTTACGGCAGCCCAATCGACCGCCCGACGCTGGAAGCAACTATCAATTTCTTTGAAACGCTCATGCAATTGGTTCATCCGTTCATGCCGTTTATTACCGAAGAAATTTGGCAAGAAATCCGCGAACGCAAGCAAGGCGACAGTATTTGTGTAGCGCAATTCCCTGAAGCCAAAGCCGCTGATGCTGCCGTGTTGGCTGCCGCCGCACAGGCGTTTGAGGTAATTGCTCAAGTTCGTAACCTTCGCAACAGCAAACAGATTAGCCCAAAAACACAGTTGGAATTATCTGTAAAAACATCGGAAGCGGCTCAATATGAGCAGTTTGGCGGTGTAATTGCAAAATTGGCAAACACCAGCGAATTGAGTTTTGTAACCGAAAAACCTGCGGGTGCGGTGAGTTTGGTGGTCAAATCTGATGAGTTTTATATTCCGTTGGCCGACCAAATCGACGCGACCAAAGAACGCGAAAACTTATTGAAAGAGTTGGATTATACACGCGGTTTCATGGACAGCGTAACCAAGAAATTGGCTAACGAGAAATTCGTGTCTAACGCCAAACCTGATTTGGTGGAGCGCGAACGCCAAAAACTTGCCGATGCAGAAGCCAAACTCAAAACTTTGGAAGAGGCTTTAGCGGCTCTGTAA
- the gatC gene encoding Asp-tRNA(Asn)/Glu-tRNA(Gln) amidotransferase subunit GatC, producing the protein MQVDKSTIHKIAHLARLEFDPAAEAEMMKSMTTILDWMDKLNELDTTGVEPLIHLSAELNVLREDENKEPLPHERGLVNAPRKDSDYFRVPKVIE; encoded by the coding sequence ATGCAAGTAGATAAAAGTACCATACATAAAATTGCGCATTTGGCACGCTTGGAGTTTGATCCAGCCGCCGAAGCCGAAATGATGAAAAGCATGACCACCATTTTGGATTGGATGGACAAGCTTAACGAATTGGATACTACTGGTGTAGAGCCACTTATCCACCTTTCGGCAGAGCTAAACGTTTTGCGCGAAGACGAAAACAAAGAGCCTTTGCCACACGAACGTGGCCTTGTGAACGCGCCTCGCAAAGACTCAGATTATTTCCGTGTGCCAAAAGTAATTGAATAA
- a CDS encoding serine hydrolase domain-containing protein, with amino-acid sequence MKNIFVVFLFVLLLMACEKSETIDPETYSCSFNFTDNSANHPKAQQYQATVNEIVSKGTVGIMMSVYHPNSGQWLGAAGKADINNNIAMQPCMTSRMGSTIKMFTATVTMLLYQEHKINLDEKISNYLKASYIHKIRNAETATIRQLLQHSSGIYNYIQNPKFQTASMNDLKREWRAGDLLPYAYHQPAYFAAGTDVRYSNTNYILLGLLIEQIEGQPLHEVFEKRIFNPLGMTKSLFAAKNPVPNNIARGYIDLYSNFKIIESTYFSGWDYYTADGGLISNPYDMSLFFRKLINGEIISQPLLNEMLTWKTPKEQDADFFPIAYGLGIFKMTTAKGDVYFHSGDAIGYYANMMYIPSSKSVIVYAVNSNYGKLDEWVSTKKAIEKILESTWE; translated from the coding sequence ATGAAAAATATCTTTGTAGTATTTCTTTTTGTGCTGCTGTTGATGGCTTGCGAAAAAAGTGAAACCATCGACCCCGAAACCTATTCATGCAGCTTTAATTTTACAGATAACAGTGCGAATCACCCCAAAGCACAACAATATCAAGCAACCGTGAATGAAATCGTCAGTAAAGGAACTGTCGGTATAATGATGAGCGTCTATCATCCCAACTCAGGGCAATGGTTGGGGGCGGCGGGCAAGGCCGATATAAATAATAATATAGCGATGCAGCCGTGTATGACTTCGCGTATGGGTTCTACCATCAAAATGTTTACGGCCACCGTAACAATGCTACTTTATCAGGAACATAAAATCAATTTGGACGAAAAAATTTCAAACTATTTGAAAGCAAGCTATATCCATAAAATACGCAACGCCGAAACGGCAACTATTCGCCAATTATTACAACATAGCAGCGGTATTTATAACTACATACAAAACCCGAAATTTCAGACTGCCTCCATGAACGATTTAAAAAGAGAATGGCGAGCTGGTGATTTGTTGCCCTATGCCTATCATCAGCCTGCATACTTTGCGGCAGGGACTGATGTACGATATTCTAACACCAATTATATTCTTTTGGGGCTTTTGATAGAACAAATAGAAGGCCAACCTTTACACGAAGTGTTTGAAAAACGAATCTTCAACCCTCTTGGCATGACAAAATCATTGTTTGCGGCTAAAAATCCTGTGCCTAACAATATTGCTCGAGGCTATATAGATTTATACAGCAATTTTAAAATAATAGAAAGCACCTATTTCAGTGGTTGGGATTACTATACTGCGGATGGTGGGTTAATATCCAACCCTTACGACATGTCGCTGTTTTTCAGAAAATTAATAAACGGGGAAATTATCAGCCAACCCTTATTAAATGAAATGCTAACATGGAAAACGCCCAAAGAGCAAGACGCCGATTTTTTCCCGATAGCGTATGGATTAGGTATTTTCAAAATGACAACTGCCAAAGGCGATGTGTATTTTCATAGCGGAGACGCTATCGGTTATTACGCCAATATGATGTATATCCCATCGTCAAAGTCGGTCATCGTGTACGCGGTAAATAGCAATTATGGGAAATTGGACGAATGGGTATCTACGAAAAAAGCCATCGAAAAAATATTAGAAAGCACTTGGGAATAA
- a CDS encoding C1 family peptidase — MNKLTRFGYTLAIALSLSSCDEETTNNLKDAAQSLGLNFTSTDTTNIESDLYLGAQAGSGSLPASVDLTSKFPPINDQGQYGTCVAWAAGYNMKTFLEGVDKGLTTSQLANTNNQFSPKDLFLAIPSDDKGSGCNGTYFEAALDLMISRGIATLGSVPYADINCSSSASSSVQTFKIKNYRQIKHNSISELKSYLAGGRAVLFGAKLGNKFMSWEGNSVIKSDPVPNNGQHGYHAMVLAGYDDSRNAFRVVNSWGTEWGDNGYIWVDYTYFTTDFAYAAYVVSNEKTDFNPDGGGGNVNPDVIVNNNIDLISWSLTDEKNTSVSSGRGRNITYNVYNLGTNAIPASKKWNIVYCIYDAYDANNFEVLLYDYYTNEYGTLGQNGDMSSLSGSPHRPGTSGNWWNYVNIAGGKSATGSDEPFSWGYTMPNVTGDYYLVLISDGYDVLKEADEDNNYLFVTADGSTEPIHLENGVVTSGITGGRLAAPAAALPKAVHALNRAKNPNTYTPQELMQVIQYQKKAGILEAKIKQYNAAQKTKKVAY, encoded by the coding sequence ATGAATAAACTTACTCGATTTGGCTATACTTTGGCCATTGCTCTCAGTCTCTCTTCTTGCGACGAGGAAACAACCAACAACCTAAAAGATGCCGCTCAATCTTTGGGGCTTAATTTTACTTCAACAGACACCACAAATATCGAATCTGATTTGTATTTGGGTGCACAAGCTGGTAGCGGTTCATTACCTGCTTCAGTGGATTTGACCAGCAAATTTCCACCCATCAACGACCAAGGCCAGTACGGAACTTGTGTGGCTTGGGCGGCTGGCTACAATATGAAAACCTTTTTGGAAGGGGTTGATAAAGGTCTTACAACCAGCCAATTGGCCAATACAAACAATCAATTCAGTCCGAAGGATTTATTTTTGGCAATTCCCAGCGACGACAAAGGTTCTGGTTGCAACGGCACTTATTTCGAGGCAGCTTTGGACTTGATGATTTCCAGAGGTATTGCCACGCTTGGCAGCGTTCCGTACGCCGACATCAATTGTAGCAGCAGTGCTTCTTCCAGTGTGCAAACCTTCAAAATCAAAAATTATAGGCAAATCAAACATAACAGCATTAGCGAACTGAAAAGCTATTTGGCAGGCGGTCGCGCAGTGTTGTTTGGGGCAAAATTGGGCAACAAATTTATGTCGTGGGAAGGAAATAGCGTCATCAAATCTGATCCCGTACCCAACAACGGTCAACATGGTTACCATGCGATGGTTTTGGCGGGTTATGATGATAGCCGCAATGCATTCCGTGTCGTAAATTCGTGGGGAACGGAATGGGGCGATAATGGTTATATCTGGGTGGATTACACCTATTTTACCACAGACTTTGCTTATGCTGCTTACGTTGTTTCTAACGAAAAAACTGATTTTAATCCAGATGGCGGCGGCGGTAATGTAAATCCTGATGTAATTGTCAATAATAACATTGACCTCATTTCGTGGAGTTTAACAGACGAAAAAAATACCAGTGTGAGTTCGGGTCGTGGCCGCAACATTACGTACAATGTTTACAATCTTGGTACTAATGCCATTCCAGCCTCCAAGAAATGGAATATCGTGTATTGCATTTACGACGCTTACGATGCCAATAATTTTGAAGTATTATTGTATGATTATTATACCAATGAATACGGTACTTTAGGACAAAATGGCGATATGAGCAGCCTTTCGGGCAGTCCGCACCGCCCAGGTACATCGGGCAATTGGTGGAATTATGTCAATATTGCAGGTGGAAAAAGTGCCACAGGCTCCGATGAACCTTTTAGCTGGGGTTATACCATGCCCAATGTAACGGGAGATTATTATTTGGTATTGATTTCTGATGGCTACGATGTATTGAAAGAAGCCGACGAAGATAATAATTACCTTTTTGTAACGGCAGATGGTAGCACAGAGCCAATTCATTTGGAAAATGGCGTGGTTACCAGTGGTATTACGGGTGGTCGTTTGGCTGCACCTGCTGCGGCGTTGCCTAAAGCCGTTCATGCACTCAACAGAGCTAAAAATCCCAATACTTACACGCCACAAGAGCTAATGCAAGTAATTCAATATCAGAAAAAAGCAGGAATTTTGGAGGCCAAAATTAAGCAATATAATGCCGCTCAAAAAACTAAAAAAGTAGCATATTAA
- a CDS encoding DUF4286 family protein, which translates to MILYNVTVNIDNAVHDEWLNWMRTVHVPEVMATGCFVQNKIARLLTEEENGGTTYSFQYFAPSMEAYVDYQNTYAAALQADHTKRYKDRFVAFRTLLEILE; encoded by the coding sequence ATGATACTTTATAACGTAACCGTCAATATTGACAATGCCGTGCATGACGAATGGCTCAATTGGATGCGTACCGTACACGTGCCAGAAGTAATGGCTACGGGCTGTTTTGTGCAAAATAAAATTGCGCGTTTGCTCACCGAAGAAGAAAATGGGGGCACAACGTATTCGTTCCAATATTTCGCCCCTTCGATGGAAGCGTATGTGGACTATCAAAACACGTATGCCGCAGCTTTGCAAGCCGACCACACAAAGCGTTACAAAGACCGTTTTGTAGCGTTCAGAACTTTATTAGAAATACTTGAATAA
- a CDS encoding LytTR family DNA-binding domain-containing protein, translating to MSNPRPIIYKERILWLIFYPLASLSFIFFANDNPFLQLIRLPSFITDIFFSLLVTFSAGIYIRWVTLYLDKKYPWLEYFKKRAWLQCLNGILLPLFVAMTLEVVYLKLIDIPLASSSILYLELPLAFLLLSLSNSYYVASYLFRHQKVEIITIEKAVPANEKELVYLVVQKGFNELKIDIADCAFIKSSEKLLWLYTFNHDIYRLDGTLDEWEKKFPGIFFRINRQFLASARAIEAVTTTETRKLKVDFVIPLEESIYVSKANSANFRKWWKQ from the coding sequence ATGAGTAACCCCCGCCCTATAATATACAAAGAGCGTATTTTATGGCTGATTTTTTATCCATTAGCTTCATTATCTTTTATTTTTTTTGCTAATGATAATCCCTTTTTGCAACTGATTCGATTGCCTTCTTTTATCACTGATATATTTTTTTCATTATTAGTTACTTTTTCAGCGGGGATATATATAAGGTGGGTTACCTTATATTTAGATAAAAAATATCCATGGCTGGAATATTTCAAAAAAAGAGCTTGGTTGCAGTGCCTAAATGGTATTCTGCTCCCGTTGTTTGTTGCCATGACATTGGAAGTAGTGTATTTAAAACTCATTGATATTCCTCTTGCAAGCTCGTCCATATTATACTTAGAACTTCCCCTTGCTTTTTTGCTCTTGTCATTATCCAACAGTTATTATGTGGCAAGCTATCTTTTTCGTCATCAAAAAGTAGAGATCATCACAATAGAAAAAGCAGTTCCTGCCAATGAAAAAGAGTTGGTGTACCTTGTAGTTCAAAAAGGATTTAATGAGCTAAAAATTGACATTGCCGATTGCGCCTTTATTAAAAGCTCCGAAAAACTACTTTGGCTCTATACCTTTAACCATGACATCTATCGTCTGGACGGCACACTTGACGAATGGGAAAAGAAATTTCCAGGCATTTTTTTTCGTATCAATCGCCAGTTTTTAGCCTCAGCAAGAGCGATTGAGGCCGTTACCACAACCGAAACCCGAAAACTAAAAGTTGATTTTGTGATTCCTTTGGAGGAAAGCATCTATGTGTCAAAAGCCAATAGTGCCAACTTCCGAAAATGGTGGAAACAATAA